A genomic region of Raphanus sativus cultivar WK10039 chromosome 6, ASM80110v3, whole genome shotgun sequence contains the following coding sequences:
- the LOC108813390 gene encoding SAL2 phosphatase — MSYEKELAAAKKAVSLAARLSRGVQKTLLQSEVWNKSNNTPVTAADYGSQAVVSIVLERELKPVTLSLVAEEDTGDLRKKGSEVFLEGITKLVRETLASDESYADSPVSTEDVLNAIDCGKSEGGGSGCHWVLDPIDGTRGFVRGEQYAVGLALLVEGKVVVGVMACPNLPLSSAVVERDDKSCQDNVGCLFFATTGSGAYVQPLNGNSPPHEVRVSSNENLEEAKFLESYHMPIPLHSSIAKKLGITALPVRIDSQAKYAAVSRGDAEMYLRFTLAGYREWIWDHAAGSIITTEAGGVVCDAEGAPLDFSKGKRLDHNRGIIVTTEKLKPLILKAVRESMEEENLLV; from the exons ATGTCGTACGAGAAAGAGCTAGCCGCTGCAAAGAAAGCTGTTTCTCTAGCTGCTCGTCTCAGCCGA GGGGTACAGAAGACTCTGTTGCAGTCAGAAGTATGGAACAAATCCAACAACACTCCGGTCACTGCAGCTGATTATG GGTCGCAAGCTGTTGTTAGTATTGTATTAGAGAGGGAGCTCAAACCTGTAACCCTCTCATTAGTAGCTGAAGAG GATACTGGAGATCTGAGGAAGAAAGGAAGTGAGGTGTTTCTAGAAGGTATAACAAAGCTTGTGAGAGAGACTCTAGCTTCTGATGAATCATACGCAGACTCTCCTGTATCAACAGAGGATGTGTTGAATGCTATAGACTGTGGTAAATCAGAAGGAGGTGGCAGTGGTTGCCACTGGGTTCTTGATCCTATAGATGGAACCAGAGG ATTTGTAAGAGGAGAGCAATACGCAGTGGGACTAGCCTTGCTTGTGGAAGGCAAAGTGGTGGTGGGTGTCATGGCTTGTCCGAATCTTCCTTTGTCTTCTGCGGTTGTTGAGCGAGACGACAAGTCTTGCCAGGACAATGTTGGATGTCTTTTCTTTGCTACAACTGGCTCAGGTGCTTACGTGCAACCGCTCAATGGCAATTCTCCACCACATGAG GTGAGAGTGAGTAGCAATGAGAATCTTGAAGAAGCAAAGTTCTTAGAATCATACCACATGCCAATTCCCCTCCATAGTTCCATTGCCAag AAACTTGGGATCACAGCGTTACCTGTAAGGATAGATAGCCAAGCAAAGTATGCAGCTGTGTCCAGAGGAGATGCAGAGATGTACTTGCGCTTCACTCTTGCTGGATACCGTGAGTGGATATGGGACCATGCTGCTGGTTCGATCATCACAACAG AAGCTGGAGGCGTCGTTTGCGATGCTGAAGGGGCACCTCTGGACTTCTCCAAAGGAAAGCGTCTTGATCACAATAGAGGGATCATTGTTACCACCGAGAAACTCAAGCCATTGATTTTGAAGGCAGTCAGAGAATCCATGGAAGAGGAGAATCTTCTTGTCTGA
- the LOC108813388 gene encoding protein trichome birefringence-like 14, protein MFGGKSYILRGSVSFALVILILLMLTLLVSEENPLRASLLYLQPQFSASPPPPPPPPPSPPSVCNFAKGKWVKDKKRPLYSGSECKQWLSSMWACRVMGRPDFSFEGYRWQPQGCNMPQFDRFSFLTRMKNKTIAFIGDSLGRQQFQSLMCMATGGEDSPEVQNVGWEYGLVKAKGALRPDGWAYRFPTTNTTILYYWSASLSDLVPMNNSDPPPRLTAMHLDRPPAFMRNYLHRFDVLVLNTGHHWNRGKIEGNHWVMHVNGTKVEGEFLKDISQAKVFTIHSVAKWLDAQLRLHHPRLKAFFRTISPRHFRNGDWNTGGNCNNTVPLSRGSEITGDDGSVDATVESAVNGTRIKILDITALSELRDEAHISGSKLKPRKPKKVRSNVTSTAPTVNDCLHWCLPGIPDTWNELFIAQI, encoded by the exons ATGTTTGGTGGGAAAAGTTACATACTCAGAGGAAGTGTATCGTTTGCATTAGTCATCCTCATCCTTTTGATGCTCACACTCCTCGTTTCTGAGGAAAACCCACTTCGAGCTTCTCTCCTTTATCTACAACCTCAGTTCtcagcttctcctcctcctcctcctcctcctcctccttctcctccttcag TTTGTAACTTTGCAAAAGGAAAATGGGTTAAAGACAAGAAGCGACCCTTGTATTCTGGTTCTGAATGTAAACAGTGGTTATCATCCATGTGGGCTTGTAGAGTTATGGGCAGACCCGACTTCTCTTTTGAGGGTTACCGTTGGCAACCACAAGGCTGCAACATGCCACAGTTCGACAGGTTCTCCTTCTTGACAAG aaTGAAGAACAAGACGATAGCGTTTATAGGAGACTCCTTGGGACGGCAACAGTTTCAGTCTCTCATGTGTATGGCCACTGGTGGTGAAGACAGCCCAGAGGTTCAAAACGTGGGATGGGAGTACGGTTTAGTCAAAGCCAAAGGAGCTCTCCGTCCTGATGGTTGGGCTTATCGTTTCCCCACCACAAACACAACCATCTTGTACTATTGGTCAGCTAGTTTATCAGATCTGGTCCCCATGAACAACTCTGACCCACCACCTCGTCTTACCGCAATGCATCTGGACCGTCCACCAGCGTTCATGAGAAACTACCTTCACCGTTTCGATGTGTTGGTTCTAAACACAGGTCACCACTGGAACAGAGGCAAGATCGAAGGCAATCACTGGGTGATGCACGTGAACGGAACAAAGGTAGAAGGAGAGTTTCTCAAGGATATCAGTCAGGCTAAGGTTTTCACAATACACAGCGTTGCGAAGTGGCTGGATGCGCAGCTTCGGTTGCATCATCCGCGTCTGAAAGCTTTCTTCAGGACGATATCTCCGAGGCATTTTAGGAACGGAGATTGGAACACTGGTGGGAACTGTAACAACACGGTGCCTTTGTCTAGAGGAAGCGAGATCACAGGGGATGATGGATCGGTTGATGCGACGGTGGAGAGTGCTGTGAATGGGACGAGGATCAAGATTCTTGACATAACTGCACTCTCTGAGCTGAGAGATGAAGCTCATATCTCAGGGTCTAAACTCAAACCTAGAAAACCTAAAAAGGTGAGGAGTAACGTGACTTCCACGGCTCCGACGGTTAACGATTGCTTGCATTGGTGCTTACCTGGGATTCCAGATACTTGGAATGAACTTTTCATTGCCCAGatataa
- the LOC108807087 gene encoding LOW QUALITY PROTEIN: E3 ubiquitin-protein ligase RGLG3 (The sequence of the model RefSeq protein was modified relative to this genomic sequence to represent the inferred CDS: inserted 1 base in 1 codon) has product MSRCNKRNQQPTYIADHFNSLDQVITSLREAGLESSNLILGIDFTKSNEWTGRYSFNRKSLHAIGXRQNPYEQAISIIGRTLSPFDEDDLIPCFGFGDATTRDQYVFSFYPDNKSCEGLGKAVKRYREIVPHLKLSGPTSFAPVIDAAIDIVEQNNMQYHVLVIIADGQVTRNPDVPPGRLSPQEEATINSIMAASHYPLSIVLVGVGDGPWDTMKQFDDNIPHREFDNFQFVNFTEIMSQHKDAAKKEAAFALAALMEIPFQYKATLSLDRKQVRGSRLRHKPLPPPPEVLERDNAVRAVPNPVTETAEKSERTAPVTQPVCPICLTKPKDMAFSCGHTTCKECGVVVKTCPMCRQPITTRIRLYT; this is encoded by the exons ATGAGCAGATGCAATAAACGTAACCAGCAACCGACGTATATTGCTGATCACTTCAACAGCTTGGATCAG GTGATAACTTCTCTGAGAGAAGCTGGACTTGAATcttcaaatctgattttaggaATTGACTTCACCAAGAGCAATGAGTGGACGG GAAGATACTCATTCAATAGGAAAAGCCTTCACGCCATTG AAAGACAGAATCCTTATGAACAAGCGATATCCATCATTGGCCGCACTTTGTCTCCCTTTGATGAAGACGATCTTATACcttgttttggttttggcgaTG CGACAACACGAGATCAGTATGTGTTCAGCTTTTACCCTGACAACAAAAGTTGCGAGGGACTAGGTAAAGCGGTTAAAAGATACAGAGAGATTGTTCCTCATTTGAAGTTGTCTGGTCCTACCTCGTTTGCACCGGTTATTGATGCGGCTATAGACATAGTTGAGCAGAACAATATGCAGTACCATGTTCTTGTCATTATAGCAGATGGTCAGGTGACAAGAAATCCAGATGTGCCACCTGGCCGGCTTAGTCCACAGGAAGAAGCTACTATCAACTCCATAATGGCAGCTAG CCATTATCCATTGTCTATAGTCTTGGTTGGAGTAGGAGATGGACCATGGGACACAATGAAACAATTTGATGATAATATCCCTCACCGCGAATTCGATAACTTCCAG TTTGTGAACTTCACAGAGATAATGTCACAGCACAAAGATGCAGCTAAGAAGGAGGCTGCTTTTGCATTAGCAGCTCTCATGGAGATTCCTTTTCAGTACAAAGCCACATTAAGTCTCGA TAGAAAACAAGTGCGTGGTTCTCGTTTGCGTCACAAGCCGCTCCCACCACCACCAGAGGTCTTAGAGCGTGACAATGCTGTTAGAGCAGTGCCAAATCCAGTTACAGAAACTGCAGAGAAGAGTGAGAGAACGGCTCCAGTAACACAACCTGTATGCCCGATTTGCTTGACGAAACCGAAGGACATGGCTTTTAGCTGCGGTCACACG ACGTGCAAGGAATGTGGTGTGGTTGTCAAGACATGTCCGATGTGCAGACAACCTATAACAACGAGGATAAGGCTGTACACTTGA
- the LOC108812253 gene encoding probable methyltransferase PMT26 yields the protein MAQPRYTRIDNRRPSSSGYCSTVTIVVFVALCLVGLWMMTSSSLGPDQSVNLDNKDGMKNQMTPPAEEGNGQKPEEATGKTPNGESSSKEEEKEEKTKEESSSSGETEGGENKKDDGSDPDEKKDLNEENSDSTEKQTKPETEDNESGEDGENQTKFEGDESEKKSSDDDKETKTGNEGDETKPDKENTKTSVVEQESQPKNETSGGAQLELVNETVAQNGSFPTQATESKKEKEAQKSSGDQIDFEWKVCNTTAGPDYIPCLDNVQAIRSLKSTKHYEHRERHCPDSPPTCLVPLPEGYKRPIEWPKSREKIWYTNVPHTKLAEYKGHQNWVKVTGEYLTFPGGGTQFKHGALHYIDFIQESVSDIAWGKRSRVVLDVGCGVASFGGFLFDRDVITMSLAPKDEHEAQVQFALERGIPAISAVMGTTRLPFPGRVFDIVHCARCRVPWHIEGGKLLLELNRVLRPGGFFVWSATPVYQKKTEDVEIWKAMSELTKKMCWELISINKDKINNVGVATYKKPTSNECYTSRSKQDPPICANSDDPNASWKVPLQACMHTAPEDKTQRGSQWPEQWPGRLDKPPYWLSSSQTGVYGKAAPEDFTADYEHWKRVVTKSYLKGLGINWGTVRNVMDMKAVYGGFAAALREMKVWVMNVVPIDSPDTLAIIYERGLFGIYHDWCESFSTYPRSYDLLHADHLFSKLKQRCNLTAVVAEVDRVLRPEGKLIVRDDAETIQEVEAMVKAMKWEVRMTFSKEKEGLLSVQKSIWRPKDVETLTYAIAD from the exons ATGGCGCAACCAAGGTACACTAGGATTGACAACAGGAGGCCTTCTTCGTCAGGATATTGCTCAACGGTGACTATAGTTGTGTTTGTGGCTCTGTGTTTAGTCGGTCTCTGGATGATGACGTCATCCTCTCTTGGACCTGATCAGAGTGTTAATCTTGACAACAAAGATGGGATGAAGAACCAGATGACTCCACCTGCGGAGGAAGGTAATGGCCAGAAGCCTGAAGAGGCAACTGGTAAAACACCAAACGGAGAGAGCTCAAGCAAGGAagaggagaaggaagagaagaCTAAAGAAGAGTCTAGTTCATCTGGTGAGACCGAAGGTGGGGAAAATAAAAAGGATGATGGAAGTGATCCGGATGAGAAGAAAGATTTGAATGAAGAAAATTCTGACTCTACTGAAAAGCAGACTAAGCCTGAGACGGAGGACAATGAGTCCGGTGAGGATGGGGAGAACCAAACGAAATTCGAGGGTGATGAAAGTGAGAAGAAGTCCAGTGACGATGATAAAGAAACCAAAACAGGCAATGAAGGTGATGAAACAAAGCCTGACAAGGAAAACACCAAGACAAGTGTGGTGGAGCAAGAGAGTCAGCCTAAAAACGAGACCTCAGGTGGGGCGCAGTTAGAGCTAGTGAATGAAACAGTTGCACAGAATGGTTCGTTTCCAACTCAAGCAACAGAGTCCAAAAAGGAGAAAGAAGCTCAGAAGAGTTCTGGTGATCAAATTGATTTCGAATGGAAGGTCTGCAATACTACTGCCGGACCGGATTACATTCCTTGTCTTGATAACGTGCAAGCCATTAGGAGTCTTAAGAGTACTAAACATTATGAGCATCGTGAGAGGCATTGTCCAGACAGCCCGCCCACCTGTCTCGTTCCTTTGCCTGAAGGATACAAGCGGCCAATTGAGTGGCCTAAAAGTCGAGAAAAG ATCTGGTACACCAACGTCCCTCATACCAAGCTTGCTGAGTATAAGGGCCATCAAAATTGGGTTAAAGTGACCGGTGAGTATCTAACTTTTCCAGGAGGAGGAACCCAATTCAAGCATGGTGCTCTTCATTACATCGATTTCATACAGGAG TCTGTCTCTGATATCGCGTGGGGTAAACGCTCGCGTGTGGTATTGGATGTTGGATGCGGTGTTGCAAGCTTTGGAGGTTTCCTCTTCGACAGAGACGTGATCACGATGTCCCTTGCGCCTAAAGATGAACATGAAGCTCAAGTGCAGTTTGCTCTTGAGAGAGGCATTCCTGCCATTTCCGCAGTGATGGGCACTACAAGGCTACCTTTCCCTGGCAGAGTGTTCGACATTGTTCACTGTGCTCGATGTAGAGTGCCATGGCACATAGAAG GTGGAAAACTCCTTCTGGAGCTAAACCGTGTATTGAGACCTGGAGGCTTCTTTGTGTGGTCTGCTACTCCTGTTTATCAGAAGAAGACGGAAGACGTTGAAATTTGGAAAG CTATGAGTGAACTCACAAAGAAAATGTGTTGGGAACTCATATCGATTAACAAGGACAAGATCAACAATGTTGGTGTAGCTACTTACAAAAAGCCTACTTCAAATGAATGCTACACAAGCAGATCAAAACAAGATCCTCCAATTTGTGCCAACTCTGATGACCCAAATGCATCTTG GAAAGTCCCACTTCAAGCATGCATGCACACCGCACCAGAAGACAAAACGCAACGTGGGTCTCAGTGGCCGGAGCAATGGCCAGGGAGATTAGATAAACCACCGTACTGGTTATCGAGTTCCCAGACGGGAGTATATGGAAAAGCAGCACCAGAGGATTTCACCGCTGATTATGAGCACTGGAAACGTGTAGTGACCAAATCGTACCTTAAAGGTTTAGGAATCAACTGGGGAACTGTTAGAAATGTCATGGACATGAAAGCCGTTTATGGAGg ATTTGCAGCGGCTCTAAGAGAAATGAAAGTGTGGGTGATGAATGTGGTTCCGATAGATTCACCAGACACGCTAGCAATAATCTATGAGCGAGGACTCTTCGGTATCTACCACGATTGGTGTGAATCTTTCAGTACTTACCCGAGATCATACGATCTTCTTCACGCCGACCATCTTTTCTCCAAACTCAAACAAAG GTGCAATCTGACGGCGGTTGTGGCGGAAGTGGATAGGGTGTTGAGACCGGAAGGGAAACTGATAGTGAGGGACGATGCGGAGACGATACAAGAAGTGGAAGCAATGGTGAAAGCGATGAAATGGGAAGTGCGTATGACTTTCTCAAAGGAAAAAGAAGGTTTGCTTTCTGTTCAGAAGTCAATTTGGCGACCCAAAGATGTAGAGACTCTCACTTATGCTATCGCGGATTGA
- the LOC130495545 gene encoding uncharacterized protein LOC130495545, giving the protein MNPDEQYDSMEQTMDELQNQVTVLRGGCQRLSSEGTDLSNRVENLTDRVGGLESKMDSMNRLLEKIAEQTCPDLAKGKGVADRAGPSIQVSDSNDPKELVEESLGHRRTLGVFESRQSLLKKIELPTFDGFMPYGWIRQTERYFRTARYTEEEKLELVALSLTGPVLNWYSWEAVEEPFQDWRQFKKRLLDRFALSMDDEPGNRLCALRQTGSIQKYVSEFEELITQVTGIDEANLVNKFYTGLKHEMKEVIRLKEPKGLRNHIAAVIKMESSVLCQMLGERVPVKNKESSTPTPKYQKNHTTTIRVVPTGDDKTKTSEAEKNDPQRQRLSPAELAELKRLKLCFKCREKWFRGHLCGKAELKVFMLVEGFELEVNEAMWDEEVLLREADATQLMELSLYSFLGIKSPTTHKLRGKIGKTEFVVLIDSGATHNFVSPQLIHKANMKVDQHNNLQVLLGTGISVAGLGVCRHVPIELQGLKFDIDCISLELGKVDLVLGVQWLRTLGRCEVDWELQELSFMYNGVRVTLYGEHDLHQTTQTLQATAAESCTSVCAMEYWLCQSVHEETPKPSISTKIQQLLEEFQMVFADVTGLPPIRGREHTIVLKQGTSPISVRPYRYPQAHKEAMTVMVNEMLAKKIIQPSRSPFSSPVLLVKKKDKSWRFCVDYRALNQATVADKFPIPMIDQLLDELSGAKIFSKLDLTSGYHQIRMQQEDIEKTAFRTHDGHYEFLVMPFGLTNAPATFQSLMNELFRPLLGKSVLVFFDDILVYSSSVEEHEVHLREVLAILKRAQLFANRKKCLFGQSKVEYLGHVITADGVATEEAKTIAMKLWPTPKNVKQLRGFLGLTGYYRRFVRSYGTLARPLTELLKKEMFCWSSVTQQAFDTLKQAMLSAPVLSLPDFTKTFIVETDASGTGLGAVLIQDKNPIAYFSYSLTLREQLKPIYERELMAVVFAIRKWKHYLLGRKFVVHTDQKSLKFLLEQREVNMEYQKWLVKILGYDFSILYKPGAENLVADGLSRMGPCEQNVNATTLYSYTIPQSLQLQDLLTEVREDENIQRMLKKIQNGEIENPHYIIRDGVLWCSQNTEEDSTEFLLDRNAEIMLTDKLQQCYYRKRKKDNKTTVDDVAGT; this is encoded by the exons ATGAATCCCGACGAGCAGTACGATTCGATGGAGCAGACGATGGATGAGTTACAGAATCAGGTGACGGTTCTTCGCGGCGGATGTCAACGGTTATCATCAGAAGGCACAGATCTATCGAATCGCGTCGAGAATCTCACCGATCGTGTTGGCGGACTGGAATCGAAGATGGATTCGATGAATAGATTGCTTGAGAAGATCGCGGAACAAACCTGTCCAGATCTCGCGAAAGGCAAAGGCGTAGCGGATCGGGCCGGTCCATCGATTCAGGTATCTGACTCTAATGATCCTAAAGAACTAGTTGAGGAATCGTTAGGTCATCGGAGAACCTTAGGAGTTTTTGAATCAAGGCAAAGTTTGTTGAAGAAGATTGAGTTACCTACATTTGATGGATTCATGCCGTATGGTTGGATTCGCCAAACGGAACGATACTTCAGAACAGCTCGTTATACGGAGGAAGAGAAGCTTGAGTTGGTTGCGTTGAGTTTGACAGGGCCAGTATTGAATTGGTATTCGTGGGAGGCAGTAGAGGAACCTTTTCAAGATTGGCGACAGTTTAAGAAAAGATTGCTGGATCGTTTTGCTTTATCGATGGATGATGAACCAGGAAATCGACTATGTGCATTAAGACAAACAGGCTCAATTCAGAAGTATGTGAGTGAGTTCGAGGAGTTAATAACACAAGTTACAGGCATTGATGAAGCTAATCTGGTAAATAAATTCTATACGGGACTTAAGCATGAGATGAAGGAAGTAATAAGGCTTAAAGAACCAAAAGGATTGCGGAATCATATTGCTGCAGTGATTAAGATGGAGTCAAGCGTGCTGTGTCAGATGTTGGGAGAGAGGGTTCCAGTTAAGAATAAAGAATCATCGACTCCAACTCCGAAATATCAGAAGAATCACACTACTACAATACGAGTGGTACCAACAGGGGACGATAAAACTAAGACGAGTGAGGCAGAAAAAAATGATCCACAACGTCAACGTTTATCACCAGCAGAGTTGGCGGAGTTGAAACGTTTGAAGCTATGtttcaaatgcagagagaagTGGTTCAGAGGACATCTTTGTGGCAAAGCCGAACTGAAAGTGTTTATGTTGGTAGAAGGATTTGAGTTGGAAGTAAATGAAGCAATGTGGGATGAAGAGGTGTTGTTACGGGAAGCAGATGCTACACAACTAATGGAGCTTTCCTTGTATTCTTTTTTGGGCATCAAATCTCCAACGACACATAAGCTGAGGGGCAAGATTGGTAAAACAGAGTTTGTGGTGTTGATTGACAGTGGTGCAACGCACAACTTTGTGTCACCACAGCTCATTCACAAGGCTAATATGAAGGTGGATCAGCACAATAATCTACAGGTGTTGCTAGGAACTGGAATTTCAGTCGCTGGGTTGGGAGTTTGCAGACATGTTCCTATTGAGTTGCAGGGGCTGAAGTTTGACATTGACTGTATTTCTCTGGAGCTTGGGAAGGTGGATTTGGTGTTGGGAGTTCAGTGGTTGAGAACGTTAGGGAGATGTGAAGTAGACTGGGAGTTACAGGAGTTAAGCTTCATGTATAATGGAGTGCGTGTTACATTGTATGGTGAACACGATCTCCATCAAACAACTCAGACGCTCCAAGCTACGGCAGCTGAATCATGTACATCCGTTTGTGCTATGGAATATTGGTTATGTCAATCAGTGCACGAAGAGACACCAAAACCAAGCATATCGACTAAGATTCAGCAACTGCTAGAGGAGTTTCAGATGGTGTTTGCAGACGTCACAGGACTACCACCAATAAGAGGTAGAGAGCACACCATCGTCCTCAAACAGGGCACTTCTCCTATCAGTGTAAGACCCTACAGATATCCGCAGGCGCATAAAGAGGCGATGACAGTAATGGTGAATGAGATGTTGGCGAAGAAAATCATTCAACCGAGTCGTAGCCCCTTTTCTAGTCCAGTGCTCTTAGTCAAGAAGAAAGACAAGTCATGGCGATTTTGTGTGGATTATAGGGCTTTAAATCAAGCAACAGTCGCAGACAAGTTTCCAATACCAATGATTGATCAATTGCTAGATGAATTGAGTGGAGCAAAGATCTTTTCGAAACTTGATCTGACTTCTGGATATCATCAAATACGAATGCAGCAAGAAGACAttgagaaaactgcattcaggACACACGATGGACATTATGAATTCCTAGTCATGCCTTTCGGCTTGACTAATGCCCCAGCAACTTTTCAGAGTCTGATGAATGAGTTGTTTCGACCTCTATTGGGCAAGTCAGTGTTAGTCTTCTTTGATGATATTCTAGTATACAGCTCGTCTGTCGAAGAACATGAAGTGCATTTGAGAGAAGTATTGGCGATATTAAAGAGAGCTCAGCTTTTTGCTAATCGCAAGAAGTGCCTTTTCGGTCAGTCGAAGGTAGAGTATTTGGGTCATGTCATTACTGCTGATGGAGTGGCAACTGAAGAAGCAAAAACTATAGCAATGAAGTTATGGCCAACTCCCAAGAATGTGAAACAGTTGCGAGGATTCTTGGGACTGACAGGTTATTATAGAAGGTTTGTCCGGAGCTATGGAACCTTGGCACGACCCTTGACGGAATTATTGAAGAAGGAGATGTTTTGTTGGTCAAGCGTTACCCAACAGGCGTTTGATACACTCAAACAAGCTATGCTGTCAGCTCCAGTTTTGTCTTTACCAGATTTTACAAAGACTTTTATTGTGGAAACTGATGCATCTGGGACCGGGTTAGGTGCTGTGTTGATTCAAGATAAGAATCCGATTGCTTACTTCAGCTATAGCTTGACGCTGAGGGAACAGCTTAAACCGATCTATGAAAGAGAATTGATGGCAGTAGTGTTTGCGATAAGAAAATGGAAGCATTACTTGCTTGGACGTAAATTTGTGGTTCATACAGATCAAAAAAGCCTCAAATTTTTACTGGAGCAACGAGAAGTAAATATGGAATATCAGAAATGGTTGGTGAAGATCTTGGGTTATGATTTTAGCATTCTTTACAAACCAGGAGCTGAGAATTTGGTAGCTGATGGGTTGTCAAGAATGGGACCGTGTGAGCAAAACGTAAATGCTACTACTTTATACTCTTACACGATTCCGCAGAGCTTACAGTTGCAGGACCTATTGACAGAGGTACGGGAGGATGAAAATATTCAGAGGATGTTAAAGAAAATACAGAATGGCGAGATAGAGAATCCACATTATATAATACGAGATGGAGTGTTGTG GTGTTCTCAAAACACTGAAGAGGATTCAACAGAGTTTCTATTGGACAGGAATGCTGAAATCATGCTTACTGATAAGCTACAGCAGTGCTATTataggaagaggaagaaggataACAAGACTACAGTTGATGACGTGGCAGGAACTTAA
- the LOC130496991 gene encoding photosystem I reaction center subunit N, chloroplastic-like, whose product MAAMNSSVLTCSYAISGASSVELNQKVGLVNSSSVGFGHKKQTVPVIKAAQQVGGDDDVNGRRSAMVFLAATLFSTAAVSASANASVFDEYLEKSKANKELNDKKRLATSGANFARAFTVQFGSCKFPENFTGCQDLAKQKKVPFISEDLALECEGKDKFKCGSNVFWKW is encoded by the exons ATGGCGGCCATGAACTCGAGTGTTCTCACCTGCAGCTACGCAATCTCTGGCGCTAGCTCAGTAGAGCTAAACCAGAAAGTGGGTTTGGTGAACTCATCGTCGGTTGGGTTTGGTCATAAGAAACAGACGGTTCCTGTGATCAAAGCAGCTCAACAAgttggtggtgatgatgatgttaaTGGAAGAAGATCCGCCATGGTGTTCTTAGCTGCTACACTCTTCTCCACTGCTGCTGTGTCTGCTTCTGCTAATGCTAGCGTCTTCGATGAGTACCTTGAGAAGAGCAAAGCCAACAAA GAACTGAATGATAAGAAGAGATTGGCAACAAGCGGAGCAAACTTTGCGAGAGCATTCACTGTCCAGTTCGGAAGCTGCAAGTTCCCTGAGAATTTCACTGGTTGCCAAGATCTTGCCAAGCAAAAG AAAGTGCCATTTATCTCAGAAGATTTGGCGTTGGAATGCGAAGGCAAAGACAAGTTCAAGTGTGGTTCCAATGTTTTCTGGAAATGGTGA
- the LOC108811520 gene encoding probable SAL3 phosphatase codes for MQLYLEEMERCTVYLRFTRKPRPESIRNHAAGSILVSEAGGKVTDAEGNPLDFSKGKYLDYKRGIVVTTQKLLPRLLNAVRESTKEEEEADSWKLH; via the exons ATGCAGCTTTATTTAGAGGAGATGGAGAGGTGTACAGTGTACTTGAGGTTTACTCGCAAACCAAGACCTGAATCAATAAGGAATCACGCCGCTGGATCAATCCTAGTTTCAG AAGCTGGAGGCAAAGTGACTGATGCAGAGGGGAATCCATTGGACTTTTCCAAAGGGAAGTATCTTGATTACAAGAGAGGAATCGTTGTGACAACACAGAAACTATTGCCTAGGCTTTTGAATGCGGTAAGAGAATCTactaaagaagaagaggaagctgaTTCTTGGAAACTTCACTGA